A DNA window from Solanum lycopersicum chromosome 3, SLM_r2.1 contains the following coding sequences:
- the LOC138347598 gene encoding uncharacterized protein — protein MARTHTSASGGQDPILALASRNTILRTLPLHEEVVHGDVQDRVELQDTLARMLGVLEGMAQTRAFPVTFDDSQIRVGGQTLDPIVAPDSQTPNTLLAVFVAPRLDSMEFPNITSHLANRPSMTIDEQKMFGSFRLMNPPTYIGDLTEDAYEFIVSCHERLYNLGLVESHGVEYTTFQMTGSAKQHWRNYISSRPAGSPPLSWTQFTHIFISKKFPCSERERKRTAERVRRFVKGLIIPIRLGVYQVAASGVPFHKVVDAAKEFEMIRREGFEQREGKRTCYSSDFGGALPRCRDYVGRGYHSQFSRPIHTVIPTSEACYTGHSSSSLVHTLQGSSSRPIVCGGNSGQSGSSHQPASRRGYFEFGDMGHCVRDFPRTRRGGLHQGSQASTSRAAQSPARGGVQSGRCGSSSGRGGGHGDSQSEGGRSHCYVFPGRPEAEASNAVTTCIIPFCHRPATILFDAGSTYSYVSTYFAPSLDILCESLDLSIGVSTPIGDSVVVDRVYRLCIVTLMGYDTHTDLNVLDIIDFDMILGTQPIFIPPYRMAPAELKELKEKFKEEHEHHLRIVLVILKEKELYAKFSKCFASYYQRFVEGFSSIASSLTRLTQKEVTFQWSDECEKGRVIAYALRQYPIHDLELAAIVFALKIWRHYLYGVHCEVFTDHRNVNVVADALSRKAVSMGSLVILQVGERLLARDVQSLANNFVRHDISESDNALSYMEARLSLFEQILAEKFHDGDLCKIREKVLKVEAKVAILDSEGVLRIKGCICVPRTRYLTRLNMEERRGVAAAWNNQVLPQASAEGVSMPVKPDGLNDVEVRASLAQMAQTITMHPRT, from the exons ATGGCGAGGACTCATACATCTGCAAGTGGTGGTCAGGATCCTATTCTTGCGCTTGCTTCTCGGAACACTATTTTAAG GACCTTACCTCTTCATGAAGAGGTTGttcatggggatgtgcaagatcgtgtcgaGCTTCAAGATACCTTGGCTCGTATGTTAGGAGTCCTAGAGGGGATGGCTCAGACAAGAGCTTTTCCTGTCACTTTTGATGATTCACAGATCCGTGTTGGAGGTCAGACTTTAGATCCTATAGTTGCTCCAGATTCTCAGACTCCCAACACTCTGCTAGCTGTTTTTGTAGCTCctcgtttggatagtatggagtttccaAATATTACATCACATTTGGCGAACAGACCTTCTATGACcattgatgagcaaaagatgtttgggagtttcagactaatgaatcctcctacttatatTGGTGACTTAActgaggatgcatatgaatttatagttagttgtcatgagaggttgtataatcttggattagtggagtctcatggagttgaGTACACAACCTTTCAGATGACTGGCTCTGCCAAGCAGCATTGGAGGAATTATATTAGCAGTAGGCCAGCTGGATCTCCTCCACTATCCTGGACTCAGTTTActcatatatttatatcaaaaaaatttccatgcagtgagagggagcgcaAGAGGACC gctgagagagtgaggaggtttgttaaggggctgATTATTCCAATTCGTCTAGGAGTTTATCAGGTTGCTGCTTCTGGTGTTCCGTTCCATAAAGTGGTGGATGCTGCTAAGGAGTTCGAGATGATTCgacgtgagggatttgagcagcgTGAGGGTAAAAGAACCTGTTATTCAAGTGATTTTGGTGGTGCTCTGCCTAGGTGTCGAGATTATGTAGGTAGAGGTTATCACTCTCAATTCAGCAGACCCATTCATACTGTTATACCTACGTCTGAGGCTTGTTACACTGGGCATAGTTCTTCGAGCTTAGTGCATACTTTACAGGGTTCATCTTCTAGGCCTATAGTTTGTGGAGGGAATTCTGGTCAGTCAGGTTCCTCTCATCAGCCTGCATCTCGTAGGGGATATTTTGAGTttggtgatatgggacactgTGTGAGAGACTTCCCTAGGACCAGACGTGGTGGCTTACATCAGGGTTCTCAGGCTTCGACTTCCAGGGCTGCACAATCTCCAGCTAGGGGTGGTGTACAGAGTGGTAGATGTGGTTCTTCTTctggtcgaggtggtggtcATGGAGATTCACAATCTGAGGGAGGTCGTTCTCACTGTTATGTTTTTCCGGGTAGGCCGGAGGCTGAGGCTTCAAATGCTGTTACCACATGTATTATTCCATTTTGTCATCGACCAGCTACTATATTATTTGATGcaggctctacttattcttatgtgtccacatattttgctcctagtCTAGATATATTATGTGAATCTCTTGATTTGTCGATAGGTGTTTCTACTCCTATTGGGGATTCTGTAGTTGTAGATCGGGTGTATCGATTATGTATTGTTACCTTGATGGGGTATGACACTCATACAGATTTAAATGTCTTAGATATAATAGATTTTGATATGATTCTTG GCACTCAGCCTATTTtcattcctccttatcgtatggcaccggctgaattgaaggagttgaaggagaagtt taaggaggaacatgagcatcatttgaggattgtgcTTGTGATTCTAAAGGAGAAAGaactttatgcaaagttttcaaagt GCTTTGCAAGTTATTATCAacggtttgttgagggtttctcatccattgcatcttcattaactagattgacacagaaggaggtgacttttcagtggtctgacgaGTGTGAG AAGGGaagggtgatagcttatgctttgaggcagtaccctattcatgatttagagttggcagCTATTGTGTTCGCATTgaagatttggaggcattatctttatggtgtgcattgtgaggtgttcacggatcatc GCAACGTAAATGTggtagcagatgccttgagtaggaaggcggtaagtatgggtagtctagTCATATTACAAGTTGGCGAGCGTCTTTTAgctagggatgtccaatccTTAGCCAATAACTTTGTGAGACATGATATTTCAGAATCTGATAATGCGTTGTcttatatggaggctaggtTATCCTTATTTGAGCAAATTTTGGCTGAAAAGTTTcatgatggtgatttatgtaagattagggaAAAGGTGTTAAAAGTTGAAGCCAAGGttgcaattcttgatagtgagggagttttgaggatCAAAGGTTGTATATGTGTTCCTCGGACACGTTATTTGACTAGATTGAATATGGAGGAG